In Leucobacter sp. CX169, a single genomic region encodes these proteins:
- a CDS encoding pitrilysin family protein: MSDVTALPLDCPELSAELGGGFMRRTVHPSGLRILTERVPGARSASIGFWVGVGSRDEQAERGDAPGSLGSTHFLEHLLFKGTPARSAYEIATSFDGIGAEHNALTAKEYTCYYAKVRDADVDLAVTVLADMVTSSVIDADEFENEREVILEELAMASDDLSDVANERFFEAVLGDHPLGRPIGGLPEMIRAARRDDVDRHYRDRYLPSTLVVTVAGAVDHDRLVAQVLDALAASNEPRWHPDALSAPAPRRARVDTTSDPADVRVIDVVERPSEQVNLMIGSRGFIGGDDRRFAFGVMNSVLGGGMASRLFQEIREKRGLAYTAYSFGASYSDGGLFGMYAACAPQKALEVVDLSIAELAKMARHGITAEEQQRALGQIAGSSALALEDSDTRMGRLARAELGTGELMDLDATLARFAAVTRDDIVEVAQFLAERPLTVVAVGEVSRSGLQASEPRHDPASRPSPATALVAAEAAQDLAGSARVTGGAPA, translated from the coding sequence ATGTCTGATGTCACCGCGCTGCCTCTTGATTGTCCCGAACTCTCGGCCGAGTTGGGCGGCGGTTTCATGCGCCGCACGGTGCACCCGAGCGGGCTCCGGATCCTGACCGAGCGCGTTCCCGGTGCCCGCAGCGCGAGCATCGGTTTCTGGGTCGGCGTCGGCTCGCGCGATGAGCAGGCCGAGCGCGGGGACGCGCCGGGCAGCCTGGGGTCGACCCACTTCCTCGAACACCTCCTCTTCAAGGGCACTCCCGCGCGGAGCGCGTACGAAATCGCGACGAGCTTCGACGGCATCGGGGCTGAGCACAATGCCCTTACGGCCAAGGAATACACCTGCTATTACGCGAAGGTGCGCGACGCAGACGTCGACCTTGCGGTCACCGTCCTTGCGGACATGGTGACCTCGTCCGTGATTGATGCCGACGAGTTTGAGAATGAGCGCGAGGTCATCCTCGAAGAGCTCGCCATGGCCTCAGACGACCTCTCTGACGTCGCGAACGAGCGCTTCTTCGAGGCAGTGCTGGGCGATCACCCGCTGGGGCGCCCGATCGGTGGCCTGCCCGAGATGATTCGTGCCGCGCGTCGTGACGATGTCGATCGCCACTACCGGGACCGGTACCTGCCGTCGACGCTGGTGGTCACGGTGGCGGGGGCGGTCGACCACGATCGCCTCGTCGCCCAGGTGCTCGACGCCCTCGCCGCCTCGAACGAGCCCCGCTGGCACCCAGACGCGCTCTCGGCACCCGCGCCGCGCCGCGCCCGAGTCGATACGACGAGTGACCCGGCCGACGTGCGCGTCATTGACGTGGTCGAGCGTCCGAGCGAGCAGGTGAACCTCATGATCGGCTCGCGCGGCTTTATTGGTGGCGATGATCGGCGCTTCGCCTTCGGCGTGATGAACTCCGTGCTGGGCGGGGGGATGGCAAGCCGCCTCTTCCAGGAGATCCGCGAGAAGCGAGGCCTGGCGTATACGGCCTACTCATTCGGCGCCAGCTACTCGGACGGCGGTCTGTTCGGAATGTATGCCGCCTGCGCCCCGCAGAAGGCGCTCGAAGTGGTGGACCTCTCGATCGCGGAACTCGCGAAGATGGCGCGCCACGGGATCACCGCCGAAGAGCAGCAGCGCGCGCTTGGCCAGATCGCCGGCTCTTCTGCCCTAGCCCTCGAAGACTCCGATACGCGCATGGGTCGGCTCGCGCGCGCCGAACTCGGCACGGGGGAGCTGATGGACCTCGACGCGACGCTCGCTCGATTCGCTGCGGTCACCCGCGACGACATCGTCGAGGTCGCGCAGTTCCTGGCAGAACGACCGCTGACGGTGGTCGCCGTCGGCGAGGTATCACGGTCGGGCCTGCAGGCAAGCGAGCCGCGGCACGATCCCGCGAGCCGTCCGAGCCCGGCGACCGCACTCGTTGCTGCGGAGGCTGCGCAGGATCTGGCCGGTTCCGCGCGAGTGACCGGCGGCGCGCCCGCGTGA
- a CDS encoding HNH endonuclease signature motif containing protein — protein sequence MELTPRDDEQTHEAAPRRRPSRVRFEPTEIGSRKAREVGTLRDAVIAASRRCALAEAERARAFALLQEHAIVNSSSDAEISLTLHSRAAECAAAMGISERTVLGQMAEAHTLVSAYPAVIAAVEEGTITFQHARVVVAEGSSVDHRLRETYEARCLEMAVQVSAGRLRAGATQIVQELQPRGLDERHAIAASQRCVWVRELPDGMAELGAILPAPLAYGIRDRVQNIAKALRREVAIEEAAWAGAAAPIPESVAFSSPTVAEAIGLTLAPPTGPRAARAREERALGTYRADVFAELLLTGVLGNAEGTTTAQRVAPHIRASISIIFPVGGTATLEGYGPIDSTTARQLAAVAPGWDAITIDSDGQVLSTDRRQPTEAMKRVLRTRDQHCRFPGCVIPTRSCEIDHTIEWAAGGPTAVSNLGHLCPKHHLLKHPDLAHQIQWRVRQDAGGVFVWTSPSGAEYTDRPDGALRAQTGVTDAVAASTTCGPEVRRRWA from the coding sequence ACGCTGCGGGACGCCGTCATCGCGGCATCACGGCGGTGTGCGCTGGCGGAGGCTGAGCGGGCTCGCGCGTTTGCGTTGCTCCAAGAGCATGCCATCGTAAATAGCAGTTCTGATGCAGAGATCAGCCTGACCTTGCACTCGCGCGCCGCAGAATGCGCCGCCGCGATGGGCATCAGCGAACGAACGGTGCTGGGGCAGATGGCCGAAGCGCACACCCTCGTCTCCGCGTACCCGGCCGTGATTGCTGCGGTCGAGGAGGGTACGATCACGTTCCAGCACGCAAGGGTCGTCGTAGCGGAGGGCTCGAGCGTAGACCACCGGCTGCGCGAGACCTACGAAGCGCGTTGCCTCGAGATGGCGGTGCAGGTCTCGGCGGGACGCCTCCGCGCAGGGGCGACGCAGATCGTGCAAGAACTCCAGCCCCGCGGCCTCGACGAGCGCCACGCGATCGCTGCGTCCCAGCGTTGCGTCTGGGTGCGCGAGCTTCCCGACGGCATGGCCGAGCTCGGCGCGATTCTTCCCGCACCACTGGCGTACGGCATCCGCGACCGAGTGCAGAACATTGCGAAAGCCCTGAGGCGTGAGGTCGCGATCGAGGAAGCGGCGTGGGCCGGGGCTGCGGCGCCCATTCCGGAGTCTGTCGCGTTCAGCAGTCCGACGGTTGCGGAAGCGATCGGCCTCACGCTTGCGCCTCCGACGGGGCCGCGAGCGGCTCGTGCCCGCGAGGAGCGCGCTCTCGGCACCTATCGTGCCGATGTGTTTGCTGAATTGCTGCTGACCGGGGTGCTGGGCAACGCCGAGGGGACAACGACGGCGCAGCGGGTTGCGCCTCATATCCGCGCAAGTATCTCGATCATCTTCCCGGTGGGCGGAACTGCCACGCTCGAAGGCTACGGCCCGATCGATTCGACCACGGCCCGCCAGCTTGCCGCGGTCGCGCCCGGCTGGGACGCCATCACGATCGATTCCGACGGGCAGGTTCTCTCGACCGATCGGCGGCAGCCGACCGAGGCGATGAAACGAGTCTTGCGGACTCGCGACCAGCACTGCAGGTTTCCGGGCTGCGTAATCCCGACACGATCGTGCGAGATCGACCATACGATCGAGTGGGCGGCGGGTGGGCCGACTGCAGTATCGAACTTGGGACACCTGTGCCCTAAACACCACCTGCTCAAGCACCCGGACCTCGCGCATCAGATCCAGTGGCGGGTCCGGCAGGACGCGGGCGGGGTGTTCGTCTGGACGAGCCCGAGCGGGGCGGAGTACACCGACCGGCCAGACGGCGCCCTGCGAGCGCAGACCGGCGTGACGGACGCCGTGGCGGCCTCCACGACTTGCGGCCCGGAAGTTCGCCGGCGCTGGGCATAG